CGGACGGGTTTCCAGCGTGCTGGCGACCATCGCCACCATCATTGCCTACCTGACCATCGTTTCGTATCAGTTTCGGGGCGGCGGCAATGTACTGCACTTCATTACGCAGGGAACGGAGGCGGAGATCTCCGTACAGGCGGGCATTGTCATCACGGCGCTCTTTGCGATTGCCTATACGGCGCTGGCCGGGATGCTGTCCGTCGTATACACCGATGTCGTGAACGGCGTACTCATGGTGCTGGGTGTGTTCGCCACGGTATTTTTCATGGTGGGTGCGGTTGGGGGGATGGATGAGATCGTAATGTATGCGGAAGCGGCAGGAAAATGGGAGTTGTTCGGTAACTGGGCGAACGAGCGCACCGGCGCCTCGTCCGGGCCGATCGTAGCCATATCCTTTCTGATCCCGACCATGCTTCTCCTGATGGGCGACGCCAACATGTACCAGCGCATATTCAGCGCGAAGGACGGCAATGCGGCGCAGAAGGCCGTGTTTTTCTGGGTGATCGGCGTGGTGGTGCTCGAGTCCGCCGTGTATTTCGTGGGCCTGACCGGGGCGGTGGCGGCCGATCAGGGGCTCATTCCCGAACTGTTCGCCGGGGGGGCGGCGGATGTGGCGGGCAACCGGTCCGAGTACATCATTCCGACCCTGGCCATTTCCGAATATATGCCGCTTGTCCTGGGCATGACGCTGGTGGCCACCATGATGGCGATCATCGTTTCCACCGCAGACTCGTTCCTGCTGGTGCCTGCGACGAACCTGACGCGGGATGTGGTGCAGCGCTTCATTGCGCCGGATATGAGTTCCCGCGCCATCGTGTTTATGAGCCGGGGCTGGGTCCTTTTGCTGGGACTGATCGCCTATTTGCTGGTGGATCAGTTTCCGACCATTCTGACGGCGGCCTATACGGCCTATCTGGTGTACGGCACGTCCATAACTCCGGCGCTTCTTGCCGCATTCCTGTGGAAGCGGGCTACCGCGGCGGGGGCGATCGCCTCTATCCTGACGGGCGCCACCGTCACGCTGGTATGGACGTTCTGGATGTCCGATCAGGCCTGGTTCAGCAGCCTTCACCCGTTTCTGCAGGAGGTAACGTATCCTGCCGTGGTGTTGTCCATTCTGGCGCTTGTCGGCGTGAGTCTTGCCACTCCTCGTCCCCATCGTTCCCGCTGGGAGCCGTTTTTCGGAGGGTAGGAGACGGGGTGGCGCTTGCCGTAACCATTGGCCGTTTCAAAATGGTCTTTTCTCTTCATGCTCGACTTCTCCAAACCCATGAAAAGAATCCGTACGGGTTGGATATACCTGATCGTTCTTGTACTGACCGGCTGTTCGGCGGGATCTTCGCTGGCGCCGGCTGGCGACGCCGGCACTGCACTTGTGTCGACTGCGGCGCCCGCTACCGGAGTTGTAGATGGCCCGATGCCGTCCGTTCCCGGAGTCCCAGGCGAAGACATTGCGTCCGTTGCCGACGCCGGCGCCCCCGTTCCATTCTTCAACGACGCCCATTTCCACTTGCTGAATTATGTGCAGAAGGGTCCCCCGGTGCGCGAATATCTCGACATGGTGGGGGACCGGGTAGGCCGCACGGCCCTGTTCGGTATTCCGTTGCAGCAGAAATGGGATTATTTCGTATCCGGCGACCGGGCCCCGGATTATTACCTGCGCTCGGACGCGGCGCTCTACTACTATTCGTTCGTGGATGCGGCGATCGCCCGCGAATACCTGTCGTTGTCGGAGTCGGAGCGGCAACGGGTGGACCCCATGATCACGGGTTTCAATCCCACGGACATGTACGCCGCCGACCACATCGAGCGTGTCCTGCGCACGTTCCCCGGTGTGTTCGCCGGTATCGGCGAGTTCAGCATTCACAAGGAGTTCGTCTCGTCGAAGATCACGGGGCATACGGCCAGTCTGCGCAACCCTGCCCTGGACCGGATTCTGGCCAAAGCCGCGGAAATCGGCCTGGTGGTCATCCTCCATTGCGATATCGACAGTGTGCGTCCCGGCCCCGACCCGGATTATTACGAAGACCTGCTGCGCGTCTTTGCGGCGCATCCCGGGACCGCCATCATCTGGGCCCATACCGGACTGGGTCGTTTTGTGGCGCCGTCCCCGGAGCATGTCGAATTGCTCGACCATATGTTGAGCGATCCGCGTTACCGGCACGTGATGCTCGACATTTCCTGGGACGAGGTGGCGAAGTACCTTGTCAAGGATGACGAAACGGTGGATGCGTGGGCCGCGCTCATAGCCAGGCACCCCACGCGGTTTCTCTTCGGCACCGATTCCGTGGGGCCGGCGGACTGGGAAGCCTATGCCCGGACCCATACGATGTACCGGCCGTTGTGGGACCGTCTTGCTCCCGACGTGCGCGCCCGGGTGGAGCGTCTGAACTACGAGCGCATCTTCGACGCTGCGATTCCAAGGGTGCGAGCCTGGGAAGCGGAGCAATCCATGGCCGCTCAGGACGACGAGGGTTTTGTTTCGGTTTTCAATGGCGCGGATCTGACAGGATGGACCGGTGACACGGAAGGTTATACCGTCGAGAACGGCAGCCTCGTGTGTCTTAAAGAGGGAGGCGGTAATCTCTATATAGATAGGGAATACAGCGACTTTCACCTGCGTTTCGCGTTTAAGCTGGAGTCCGGGGCCAACAATGGGGTGGGAATCCGCGCCGAGCGGGGCAAGGACGCCGCGTACTACGGCATGGAAATCCAGATACTCGACGACACTGCCCGGCAATACGCCAATTTGCAACCATGGCAATATCACGGCTCTGTGTATGGTGTTGCCCCGGCGCATCGCGGATATCAGAAGCCGCTGGGCGAATGGAACGAACAAGAGATCGTGGCTCGAGGTAACCACATCACTGTCATCCTCAACGGGACGGTGATCGTGGATGTTGATCTGGAACAGGAGGCCGGGTCCGGAACGATCGACGGCAGGGAGCATCCGGGTCTGTTCAATCCGTCGGGCTACATCGGTTTTCTGGGCCACGGCCACCGCATCGAATTCCGGGATATTCGCGTCAAGGCGTTGTAGTGTTTTTTCGCCGAGTCGATAATGGATGAGAGGAAAATCTGACCCTGAGCAGCATGGTGGATAGCTTGGAGGCGGCGATTCGCCATGTGCTCTGAATCGTGCGCAGGGGTATGGATCCGTACATTCCGGTTACGCTTTGCAAGCCCGCCTTGCGCTAAAGAGGGGGGCTTATAGCATTTTTCAATGAATCTGGATACTTTGTCCCCCTGCGGATACCATAGCTATACAGGAATAGGGCGTGGATTGAATTTCGTCCGCTCCGGCGCAAGACGACTATGCACCCTAAAACGCCAATAACAGTAATACGAACGGTTCTGTGCCTGCTTGTTTCGGGCGCCTTGTTCGCCGGATGCTCGTTGGCGCCGCGAACCTCGGTTCCCGAGTCTGTTTCCGAACTGCCCGGGGATTTCGCGGAGAGCCTTGCGGACGGTCCTCACGAACCGGTGGAATGGTGGCATGCCTTCGCCGATCCGGCGCTCAACACCGTGGTTGATTCGGTGCTGGTCTCCAACTTCGATCTGGCAGCGGGGGTTGCCCGGGTCCAGCAGGCAAGAGCGAGGGCGCGCATGGTCAGGGCTGCATACTTCCCGGCTATTCAGGTGAGTGGGGGCGTCAACGACTTCGACTCGCCCACGAACGCCGGCATTGGCGCGCAAATCCAGGAGTTGGGATTGGGCGGGGATCAAAGCGATTTTCCCATACCCTTCACGCTACCCGACCGGTTGGCGCTCACTACCTACACGCTGAGCGCCGACTTTGCCTACGAACTGGATTTCTGGGGCCGTGTTCGTAATGATGCCCTTGCAGCGGGCGCCGAACACCTTGCTTCGGAATCGGACTTTCACGC
The DNA window shown above is from Bacteroidetes bacterium SB0662_bin_6 and carries:
- a CDS encoding sodium:solute symporter family protein — its product is MLGLFSNPYILAILIYLTALVGVGYYKSRIVKTGEDFMVAGRTLHWWVLVGTLLATWMGSGSLFGSAGLGYRNGMAGLWSSAGAWAGIVLIYFIARRIRNFGKVTVPDIFEARYGRVSSVLATIATIIAYLTIVSYQFRGGGNVLHFITQGTEAEISVQAGIVITALFAIAYTALAGMLSVVYTDVVNGVLMVLGVFATVFFMVGAVGGMDEIVMYAEAAGKWELFGNWANERTGASSGPIVAISFLIPTMLLLMGDANMYQRIFSAKDGNAAQKAVFFWVIGVVVLESAVYFVGLTGAVAADQGLIPELFAGGAADVAGNRSEYIIPTLAISEYMPLVLGMTLVATMMAIIVSTADSFLLVPATNLTRDVVQRFIAPDMSSRAIVFMSRGWVLLLGLIAYLLVDQFPTILTAAYTAYLVYGTSITPALLAAFLWKRATAAGAIASILTGATVTLVWTFWMSDQAWFSSLHPFLQEVTYPAVVLSILALVGVSLATPRPHRSRWEPFFGG